The following coding sequences lie in one Phaeodactylum tricornutum CCAP 1055/1 chromosome 12, whole genome shotgun sequence genomic window:
- a CDS encoding predicted protein — MVNDNLASPASASVVRSLATAPAMRLRQGFDAAACHGGAYRLDGLGEKMQTLRFLVLLDGVGVDDNRYGDVSIPSGCLYFSLPVFGPTANSRLFNNNNNHNNNNNPTAPLRLSAKEGIVSVRQIGWHTGWRRRESRIVGTFRAVPLVQARKRDGF, encoded by the coding sequence ATGGTGAACGATAATCTCGCGTCACCTGCCTCGGCCTCCGTCGTACGCTCTTTGGCCACGGCTCCGGCCATGCGACTCCGTCAGGGCTTTGACGCAGCTGCGTGTCACGGAGGGGCCTACCGGCTGGATGGATTAGGGGAAAAGATGCAAACTCTGCGATTCTTGGTGCTCCTCGATGGAGTCGGCGTAGACGACAACCGCTACGGCGATGTGTCCATTCCATCCGGATGTCTCTACTTTTCGTTACCCGTCTTTGGTCCCACCGCCAACTCCCGCCTGttcaacaacaataacaaccacaacaacaataacaaccCGACGGCACCACTCCGGCTTTCTGCCAAGGAAGGGATCGTGTCCGTCCGACAAATTGGCTGGCATACCGGTTGGCGACGCAGAGAGAGTCGGATCGTCGGGACCTTTCGGGCGGTTCCGTTGGTACA